CAGAGCGCACCGTCAGAACATCAGCAGTCATTATTGAGATACAGCCCAACTTTAAGGTAAAAGGTCAACGGTTCAGTTCTCTTGAATTGAAGCGACTGTTTAATGAACTGGTAGAGGCGAGTCTAGCCGTCTGGCTGGATGCTACGACTATCGAAATTGCCCCATAAAGACAGACCAAGATTTCGGACAGGATTAGACAGAATGCTTATGGAACAATGGAATTAGGCAGACAGGCTGCAATACAGAACCCAAGACTAAGACAGAAAGCCCCCTCAGAATCACCGGGGGCTTTCTTGTTAGCGCTCACCTATCAAATCAAACAATGTCAGTAGATGACTATTACCACTACAACACACTCGTGGAGCTTGAAGAGAAAATGAAAAAATAGCTGATTTTAAATAACAGTCTTTTCTTGTTCCTTAGAAACTGGCATTAAAAACAGTTTGGGGAATAAAAGCCCAGAACGATTTTTGTAGTCATCAAACTCAGAGTAACGAGATAAAGAAGAGTCTTTCTTAAGCATATTTGGAATAAATATCATGCTGATAAAACCTCCGAGAATCAAGAATGGGAGCCAGTGTTGAGTCAGCATAGCGAAAGCAGTATAAATCAATACTTCTCCCAGATAATTTGTATTGCGGCAACGAGCAAAGAACCCTTCTGTTATTAATCCCTTCTGATACTTAAGGGTATAATACTTCTGGGTATCGCTAGCAAAGTGTAGAAAAACACCAAAGATATTCAAGGAAATAGCTACTGCCACTAGTGGTAGTGGTGGTACTGTGCCACTACTAATCAAAATAAAGGGTGCTATCCAATATAAGCTCACCAGAATAAAGCCGAAAATGCTCTGTG
The Nostoc edaphicum CCNP1411 genome window above contains:
- a CDS encoding methyltransferase family protein codes for the protein MKAKYAINLHKGLTFFFILGLMFVYQNFTLGPWVYLALHSTYGFLWLLKDQLFPDKQWEQFVSIPQSIFGFILVSLYWIAPFILISSGTVPPLPLVAVAISLNIFGVFLHFASDTQKYYTLKYQKGLITEGFFARCRNTNYLGEVLIYTAFAMLTQHWLPFLILGGFISMIFIPNMLKKDSSLSRYSEFDDYKNRSGLLFPKLFLMPVSKEQEKTVI